A region from the Deinococcus arcticus genome encodes:
- a CDS encoding DUF1999 domain-containing protein — MRYRTFTEHDYEALQALDLEAQRGADPAFDALAERERDGRLHTSLAALKFYERSEHSFVAELGGELHGFVLAQSVWQGDRPVVLVRTVALRPGADAQVAGGLLHATVKSAYDTAVYEVHFPLTPALAGAAAQEEAVVTGRYAVCHLGTRAQTAPGERLDRQG; from the coding sequence ATGCGTTACCGCACCTTCACCGAGCACGATTACGAGGCCCTGCAGGCCCTGGACCTGGAGGCGCAGCGCGGCGCGGACCCGGCGTTTGACGCCCTGGCAGAGCGCGAACGCGACGGCCGCCTGCACACCAGCCTCGCGGCCCTGAAGTTTTACGAACGCAGCGAGCATTCCTTTGTGGCCGAACTGGGGGGCGAGCTGCACGGCTTTGTCCTGGCGCAGTCGGTGTGGCAGGGCGACCGGCCCGTGGTGCTGGTGCGCACCGTGGCTCTGCGCCCCGGCGCCGACGCCCAGGTGGCCGGGGGCCTGCTGCACGCCACCGTGAAAAGCGCCTACGACACCGCCGTGTACGAGGTGCATTTTCCCCTGACCCCCGCGCTGGCCGGGGCAGCCGCCCAGGAAGAAGCCGTGGTGACGGGCAGGTACGCGGTCTGCCACCTGGGCACCCGCGCCCAGACGGCGCCCGGTGAGCGGCTGGACAGGCAGGGCTAG
- a CDS encoding heavy-metal-associated domain-containing protein, which yields MTNKATRVLLGVRGMSREAGTTVSEALAALPGVVKATPDEGQIEVHYDPSQLTVMDLVRAVRRQGFLAGML from the coding sequence ATGACGAACAAAGCCACCCGCGTACTGCTGGGCGTGCGCGGCATGAGCCGCGAAGCCGGCACCACTGTTTCCGAAGCCCTGGCCGCCCTGCCCGGGGTGGTCAAGGCCACACCGGACGAAGGCCAGATTGAAGTGCATTACGACCCCTCGCAGCTGACCGTCATGGACCTTGTGCGCGCCGTGCGCCGTCAGGGGTTCCTGGCTGGCATGCTCTAG
- a CDS encoding DUF309 domain-containing protein: MSHPPFRAALERGAALFAAGHWWEAHEAWEAPWLTARGPDRAFLQALILLAAALHKRWHHGSAAHRNFFKAERYLQTLPGGYAGVDLARLRAEVWAALHDPALRPALQPWPGPEAPEPAGVDP; this comes from the coding sequence ATGTCGCACCCTCCATTCCGCGCGGCCCTGGAACGGGGCGCGGCCCTGTTCGCCGCCGGGCACTGGTGGGAGGCCCACGAAGCCTGGGAAGCGCCGTGGCTGACCGCCCGTGGCCCGGACCGCGCCTTTCTGCAGGCCCTGATTCTGCTGGCCGCCGCCCTGCACAAGCGCTGGCACCACGGCAGCGCAGCGCACCGCAACTTCTTCAAGGCCGAGCGGTATCTGCAGACCCTGCCCGGTGGGTACGCGGGCGTGGACCTCGCGCGGCTGCGCGCCGAGGTGTGGGCGGCCCTGCACGATCCGGCCCTGCGCCCCGCCCTGCAGCCCTGGCCCGGTCCAGAGGCCCCGGAGCCCGCAGGGGTGGACCCGTAA
- the tsaD gene encoding tRNA (adenosine(37)-N6)-threonylcarbamoyltransferase complex transferase subunit TsaD has product MTVPPSAAPLFILGIDTSCDDTGVGVVELSAGRVQVRANRVWSQTVHAQYGGVMPELASREHVERIDAIVGEALSEAGLGITDLGAVAATSGPGLVGALLVGLMYGKGLAQALDVPFYAAHHLEGHIYAAASDAELRAPYLALVVSGGHTHLFDVPREGEYVLIGATRDDAAGEAFDKVARLAGLGYPGGPAISAAAARGNPDAVPFKEPLKGQSGFDFSFSGLKTAALLAHRAGAAPDDLAASFQRAAVQTLVKTTVRAAGATGRGTVVVSGGVAANRALREAFAATGLRVVFPGPGLNTDNGAMIALAAAAAVQAGRAPSALSEGAVAYAPLAGGVGRGL; this is encoded by the coding sequence GTGACCGTGCCACCGTCTGCCGCGCCCCTGTTCATCCTGGGCATTGACACCTCCTGCGACGACACGGGCGTGGGCGTGGTGGAGCTGAGCGCCGGGCGCGTGCAGGTGCGCGCCAACCGGGTGTGGTCCCAGACCGTGCATGCCCAGTACGGCGGCGTGATGCCTGAACTGGCCAGCCGCGAACATGTGGAGCGTATAGACGCGATTGTGGGCGAGGCGCTCTCGGAAGCGGGCCTGGGGATAACGGACCTCGGCGCGGTGGCCGCGACCTCCGGCCCCGGGCTGGTGGGCGCGCTGCTGGTGGGGCTGATGTACGGCAAGGGGCTGGCCCAGGCGCTGGACGTGCCCTTCTACGCCGCCCACCACCTGGAAGGCCACATCTATGCGGCGGCCAGCGACGCCGAGCTGCGCGCGCCCTACCTCGCGCTGGTGGTCAGCGGCGGCCACACCCACCTGTTCGACGTGCCGCGCGAGGGCGAATACGTGCTGATCGGCGCCACGCGCGACGACGCGGCCGGCGAGGCCTTTGACAAGGTGGCCCGCCTCGCCGGGCTGGGCTATCCCGGCGGCCCGGCCATCTCGGCAGCGGCGGCGCGCGGCAATCCGGACGCCGTGCCCTTCAAGGAACCGTTGAAGGGCCAGAGCGGCTTTGATTTCAGCTTCAGCGGCCTGAAAACAGCGGCCCTGCTGGCGCACCGGGCCGGCGCGGCCCCCGATGATCTGGCCGCCAGCTTTCAACGCGCGGCGGTGCAGACCCTGGTCAAGACCACCGTCCGCGCCGCCGGGGCCACCGGGCGCGGCACCGTGGTGGTGTCGGGCGGGGTGGCCGCCAACCGCGCCCTGCGCGAGGCGTTTGCCGCCACCGGCCTGCGGGTGGTCTTCCCGGGCCCCGGCCTGAACACCGACAACGGCGCCATGATCGCCCTGGCCGCCGCCGCCGCCGTCCAGGCGGGCCGCGCGCCCAGTGCGCTCAGCGAGGGCGCGGTGGCCTACGCCCCGCTGGCGGGGGGTGTGGGTCGTGGGCTGTAG
- a CDS encoding mechanosensitive ion channel family protein, translating into MLAELSIQLTKPQVWLGLALSALAAYAIYRFGRTLLRALEPHVPASLRPALKWIWLLLVTVSWLAVATFVAYLPSVPVLFELGREITSGFRHTAGQLLVVLALVLIAWNLVGALTGRIVPDEEFNRRTVRVQTLKGVVESTLRVVVVVIGLIAALQALGVNATSLLAGVSVLGLAVGFGAQSLIKDVFNGFFILLEDQYGVGDVITVNTGLITGTVERVNLRVTAMRALDGTVHIVPNGQILTVSVSSKDWSRVVATVDVTYNANIDDALRVLEAVSTELYEAEEWKGFFLEAPEIQGVTRLAPDGVTLRALFKVQPKSQYAIGREFNRRIKIAMDEANIEIPFPQRSLNFGGAPIEIKLTREDLRGDARTAQDRTHAPVKPAETRDPEEGEGMNS; encoded by the coding sequence ATGCTGGCTGAACTGAGCATTCAACTCACCAAACCCCAGGTGTGGCTGGGGCTGGCGCTGAGCGCGCTGGCCGCCTACGCCATCTACCGCTTTGGGCGCACGCTGCTGCGCGCGCTGGAACCGCATGTGCCGGCCTCGTTGCGCCCGGCCCTGAAGTGGATCTGGCTGCTGCTGGTGACCGTGAGCTGGCTGGCGGTGGCCACCTTCGTGGCGTACCTGCCCAGCGTGCCGGTGCTGTTCGAGCTGGGCCGGGAAATCACGAGTGGGTTTCGCCACACCGCCGGGCAACTGCTGGTGGTGCTGGCCCTGGTGCTGATCGCCTGGAATCTGGTGGGCGCGCTGACCGGCCGCATTGTCCCCGATGAGGAATTCAACCGCCGTACGGTGCGCGTGCAGACCCTCAAGGGCGTGGTGGAAAGCACCCTGCGGGTGGTGGTGGTGGTGATTGGCCTGATTGCGGCGCTGCAGGCGCTGGGCGTGAACGCCACCAGCCTGCTGGCGGGGGTCTCGGTGCTGGGGCTGGCGGTGGGCTTCGGCGCCCAGAGCCTGATCAAGGACGTGTTCAACGGCTTTTTCATCCTGCTGGAGGATCAGTATGGGGTGGGCGACGTGATCACGGTCAACACCGGCCTGATCACCGGAACGGTGGAGCGGGTGAACCTGCGCGTGACGGCCATGCGCGCCCTGGACGGCACGGTGCATATCGTGCCCAACGGCCAGATTCTGACCGTCAGTGTGAGCAGCAAGGACTGGTCGCGCGTGGTGGCCACTGTGGACGTGACCTACAACGCCAACATTGACGACGCCCTGCGCGTGCTGGAAGCCGTGAGCACCGAACTGTACGAGGCCGAGGAATGGAAGGGCTTTTTCCTGGAAGCCCCCGAGATTCAGGGGGTGACGCGACTGGCGCCCGACGGCGTGACCCTGCGCGCCCTGTTCAAGGTGCAGCCCAAGAGCCAGTACGCCATTGGCCGGGAGTTTAACCGCCGCATCAAGATTGCCATGGACGAGGCGAACATTGAGATTCCCTTTCCGCAGCGCAGCCTGAACTTTGGCGGCGCCCCCATTGAAATCAAGCTGACCCGCGAGGACCTGCGGGGCGACGCCCGCACCGCCCAGGACCGCACCCACGCCCCGGTCAAGCCTGCCGAAACCCGTGATCCGGAAGAAGGGGAGGGCATGAATAGCTGA
- a CDS encoding long-chain-fatty-acid--CoA ligase: MTQPLPRPWLSRYEAGVPQTFVPSSLTLPQLLERAASKYPDRTALSFIGAKTSYRQLWQDAGRFAAALQKMGVQKGDRVSIMLPNMPQFVVAFYGTLLAGAVAVNTSPMYTPSELEHQLTDSGSETLVMLDTFYPRYAEIAARVPVKRVLVTGVQDALPFPKSLLYPLKARKDGTWVKVPYGERTLSLTKVVASQAPNPQPVPISADDVALLQYTGGTTGVPKGAMLTHRNLVANCEQARGWMTDLRDGQEVTLAAIPFFHVYGMTVAMNLSILIGATVALVPNPRDLKMVLSQITASGATLFPGVPTLYNAINNHPDTPKHDLTCIRACISGSAPLLLETARRFKEITGGANLVEGYGLTEASPCTHTNPIFGAQKEGSIGLPMPGVDAVVVDDSGQPVQPGEVGELWVAGPMIMKGYWQRPDETAKTLREAFGHTWLMTGDMATMDEDGYFRIVDRKKDLIIAGGFNIYPREVEEALMTHPAVLEAAAVGLPDEYRGESVHAVVALKPGQSATEADLIAHCKGLLSAYKVPRSVEFRTELPKTAAMKILRRQLAQEAKAARGSTKASA; this comes from the coding sequence ATGACCCAGCCTCTTCCCCGTCCCTGGCTCAGCCGCTACGAAGCGGGCGTGCCGCAGACCTTTGTGCCCAGCAGCCTGACCCTGCCGCAACTGCTGGAGCGCGCAGCCAGCAAGTACCCGGACCGCACGGCCCTGAGCTTTATTGGCGCCAAGACCTCGTACCGCCAGCTGTGGCAGGACGCCGGGCGCTTTGCCGCCGCGCTGCAGAAGATGGGGGTGCAAAAAGGCGACCGGGTGTCCATCATGCTGCCCAACATGCCGCAGTTCGTGGTGGCGTTTTACGGCACGCTGCTGGCAGGCGCCGTGGCCGTAAACACCAGCCCCATGTACACGCCCAGCGAACTGGAACACCAGCTCACCGACAGCGGCAGCGAGACCCTGGTGATGCTGGACACCTTCTATCCGCGCTACGCAGAGATTGCCGCGCGGGTGCCGGTCAAGCGGGTGCTGGTGACCGGGGTGCAAGACGCCCTGCCCTTTCCCAAGAGCCTGCTGTATCCCCTCAAGGCGCGCAAGGACGGCACCTGGGTCAAGGTTCCCTACGGCGAGCGCACCCTGAGCCTGACCAAGGTGGTGGCCTCGCAGGCGCCCAACCCACAACCCGTGCCCATCAGCGCGGACGACGTGGCGCTGCTGCAGTACACCGGCGGCACCACCGGCGTGCCCAAGGGCGCCATGCTCACCCACCGCAACCTTGTGGCCAACTGCGAGCAGGCCCGGGGCTGGATGACCGATCTGCGCGACGGCCAGGAGGTGACGCTGGCGGCCATTCCGTTTTTCCACGTGTACGGCATGACGGTGGCCATGAACCTGAGCATCCTGATCGGCGCGACCGTGGCCCTGGTGCCCAATCCGCGTGACCTGAAGATGGTGCTCTCGCAGATCACGGCCTCGGGCGCCACGCTGTTTCCAGGCGTGCCCACGCTGTACAACGCCATCAACAACCACCCCGACACCCCCAAGCACGACCTGACCTGCATTCGCGCCTGCATCAGCGGGTCGGCGCCGCTGCTGCTGGAAACGGCCCGGCGCTTCAAGGAAATCACGGGCGGGGCCAATCTGGTGGAGGGCTACGGCCTGACCGAGGCCAGCCCCTGCACCCACACCAACCCCATTTTCGGAGCCCAGAAAGAAGGCAGCATTGGCCTGCCCATGCCGGGCGTGGACGCCGTGGTGGTGGATGACAGCGGCCAGCCGGTGCAGCCGGGCGAGGTGGGCGAGCTGTGGGTGGCCGGCCCCATGATCATGAAGGGCTACTGGCAGCGCCCCGACGAGACTGCCAAGACCCTGCGCGAGGCGTTCGGGCACACGTGGCTGATGACCGGCGACATGGCCACCATGGACGAGGACGGCTATTTCCGCATCGTGGACCGCAAGAAAGACCTGATTATCGCGGGCGGCTTCAACATTTACCCCCGTGAGGTGGAAGAGGCCCTGATGACTCACCCGGCGGTGCTGGAAGCGGCGGCCGTGGGCCTGCCCGACGAGTACCGGGGCGAGAGCGTGCACGCCGTGGTGGCCCTGAAGCCCGGCCAGAGCGCCACGGAAGCCGACCTGATTGCCCACTGCAAGGGCCTGCTGAGCGCCTACAAGGTGCCCCGCAGCGTGGAATTCCGCACCGAACTGCCCAAGACGGCCGCCATGAAGATCCTGCGCCGCCAGCTGGCCCAGGAAGCCAAGGCCGCGCGGGGAAGCACGAAAGCCAGCGCGTAA
- the plsX gene encoding phosphate acyltransferase PlsX yields the protein MTAKVPGRLPVALDAMGGDHGPVPNVDGAVQAARAGVGVLLVGDRVKLHAELGKYPGSGSLPLEVVEAGDVIGMEEHASDVRRRTGASINVATRLVKDGRACAAVSMGHSGATMASALLTLGRVRGVERPAILTHLPAQGGFTTLLDVGANADVKASYYAQWAQLATVYLRVVEGREAPTVGLLSIGEEDHKGSALVLEAHGLLRALHGQGIHFHGNVEGRDIFRNTTDIVVTDGFTGNVVLKLAEGEAKVLFGWVREALTSTVKAKLGALLVRGALRGLAERMDPSTYGASLLIGVRGLTFIGHGSADARAVKNALLRAERAHEAELIPRLEAAMAQVSP from the coding sequence ATGACCGCTAAAGTCCCCGGCCGCCTGCCGGTGGCGCTGGACGCCATGGGCGGCGACCACGGCCCGGTGCCCAACGTGGACGGCGCGGTGCAGGCCGCCCGCGCCGGCGTGGGGGTGCTGCTGGTGGGCGACCGCGTGAAACTGCACGCCGAACTGGGCAAGTACCCGGGCAGCGGCAGCCTGCCCCTGGAGGTCGTGGAGGCAGGCGACGTGATTGGCATGGAGGAGCACGCCAGCGATGTGCGGCGGCGCACCGGGGCCAGCATCAATGTGGCCACCCGCCTCGTCAAGGACGGCCGGGCCTGCGCGGCGGTCAGCATGGGGCACAGCGGCGCCACCATGGCCTCGGCGCTGCTGACCCTGGGGCGGGTGCGTGGGGTGGAGCGTCCCGCCATCCTCACCCACCTGCCGGCCCAGGGCGGCTTTACCACCCTGCTGGACGTGGGCGCCAACGCCGATGTGAAGGCCAGTTACTACGCCCAGTGGGCGCAGCTGGCCACCGTGTACCTGCGCGTGGTGGAGGGCCGCGAGGCGCCCACGGTGGGCCTGCTGTCTATTGGCGAGGAAGACCACAAGGGCAGCGCCCTGGTTCTGGAAGCCCACGGGCTGCTGCGGGCCCTGCACGGCCAGGGCATTCACTTTCACGGGAACGTGGAGGGCCGCGACATCTTCCGCAACACCACCGACATCGTGGTAACCGACGGTTTTACCGGCAACGTGGTGCTGAAACTGGCCGAGGGCGAGGCCAAGGTGCTGTTTGGCTGGGTGCGCGAGGCCCTGACCAGCACCGTGAAGGCCAAGCTGGGTGCCCTGCTGGTGCGCGGCGCCCTGCGCGGCCTGGCCGAGCGCATGGACCCCAGCACCTACGGTGCCAGCCTGCTGATTGGCGTGCGCGGCCTGACTTTTATCGGTCACGGCAGCGCCGATGCCCGCGCGGTGAAAAATGCCCTGCTGCGCGCTGAACGCGCCCATGAAGCCGAGCTGATTCCGCGCCTGGAAGCGGCCATGGCGCAGGTGTCGCCCTGA
- the trxA gene encoding thioredoxin has product MKPVELTDSTFKDEIGQGLTLVDFWAPWCGPCRIIAPVIEELASQYEGRVKIAKLNVDENPVTQGQYRVMSIPTLILFKDGQPVEGVVGAQPKRAFEALLDKHSAEIASA; this is encoded by the coding sequence ATGAAGCCTGTGGAACTCACGGACAGCACCTTCAAGGACGAAATCGGTCAGGGCCTGACCCTGGTGGACTTCTGGGCCCCCTGGTGCGGTCCTTGCCGGATCATCGCCCCTGTCATTGAGGAACTGGCCAGCCAGTACGAGGGCCGGGTGAAGATTGCCAAACTGAACGTGGACGAGAACCCGGTCACCCAGGGCCAGTACCGCGTGATGAGCATCCCCACCCTGATTCTCTTCAAGGATGGTCAGCCGGTGGAAGGCGTGGTAGGCGCCCAGCCCAAGCGCGCCTTTGAAGCCCTGCTGGACAAACACAGCGCCGAGATCGCCAGCGCGTAA
- a CDS encoding LabA-like NYN domain-containing protein, with protein MERIALFIDGANVYAAAKRLGWNFDHRKILDYFAAQGTLHNAFYYTAVPVPMDDKQKRFTDALTYMGYTVRTRPLREVSDDSGEVSRRASLDIEIVTDLLLTSDRFDTAVLLTGDGDFERPVEALRARGKRVVVACIAEMTSAELRNAADEYVDFKDIREQVERPGYRLPSSQRAEPRPFYASAALSDPDDR; from the coding sequence ATGGAACGTATTGCACTTTTTATTGATGGCGCCAATGTGTACGCCGCCGCCAAGCGGCTGGGCTGGAATTTCGATCACCGCAAGATCCTGGATTACTTTGCAGCCCAGGGCACGCTGCACAACGCCTTTTATTACACCGCCGTGCCGGTGCCTATGGACGACAAGCAAAAGCGCTTTACCGACGCCCTGACCTACATGGGCTACACCGTGCGCACCCGGCCGCTGCGCGAGGTGTCTGATGACAGCGGCGAGGTGTCGCGCCGCGCCAGCCTGGACATAGAGATCGTGACGGACCTGCTGCTGACCAGCGACCGGTTTGATACCGCCGTGCTGCTGACCGGCGACGGCGATTTCGAGCGACCCGTTGAGGCCCTGCGCGCCCGCGGCAAGCGCGTGGTGGTGGCCTGCATTGCCGAGATGACCAGCGCCGAGCTGCGCAACGCCGCCGACGAGTACGTGGATTTCAAGGACATCCGCGAGCAGGTGGAGCGCCCCGGCTACCGCCTGCCCAGCAGCCAGCGCGCCGAGCCCCGGCCCTTCTACGCCTCGGCGGCGCTGAGTGACCCCGATGACCGCTAA
- a CDS encoding ribokinase, producing MGVLVVGSLNVDLTVAAPRIPAPGETVLGSELHVSPGGKGANQALAAARAGAAVALVGAVGQDTFAPQALQLLRAAGVKLDSVRAASGPTGVALITVAAGGENAITVAGGANAGVTPGDLPADLGPHTHLLLQQELPPAVTLAAAQRARAAGRQVLLNAAPSRDTAPELLACTHHLIVNEHELAALAGAGAGGGAEVAGQARALLARGPEAVTVTLGARGSVTVTARATHALPAHPVTVADTTGAGDTFCGVLAARLSRGDSLSQALHWAGVAAALTCTRRGAQAAMPLWAEVQAAGAATRPTP from the coding sequence GTGGGCGTGCTGGTGGTGGGCAGCCTGAACGTGGACCTGACGGTGGCGGCCCCGCGTATTCCGGCTCCCGGCGAGACGGTGCTGGGTTCAGAGCTGCACGTCTCGCCGGGTGGCAAGGGCGCCAATCAGGCGCTGGCAGCGGCGCGGGCCGGGGCCGCCGTGGCCCTGGTGGGCGCGGTGGGGCAGGACACGTTTGCCCCCCAGGCCCTGCAACTGCTGCGGGCGGCCGGGGTGAAGCTGGACAGCGTGCGCGCGGCGTCCGGCCCCACCGGCGTGGCCCTGATCACAGTGGCGGCCGGGGGTGAAAACGCCATCACGGTGGCCGGCGGCGCCAACGCCGGGGTCACGCCCGGTGACCTGCCGGCCGACCTGGGCCCCCACACCCACCTGCTGCTGCAACAGGAACTGCCCCCGGCGGTCACCCTGGCAGCGGCCCAGCGGGCCCGCGCGGCGGGGCGGCAGGTGCTGCTCAATGCCGCGCCCAGCCGCGACACTGCGCCCGAACTGCTGGCCTGCACCCACCACCTCATCGTGAATGAACATGAACTGGCGGCGCTGGCCGGGGCCGGGGCTGGTGGTGGAGCAGAGGTGGCCGGGCAGGCCCGCGCCCTGCTGGCCCGGGGGCCGGAAGCGGTGACCGTGACCCTGGGCGCGCGGGGCAGCGTGACCGTGACGGCCAGGGCGACCCACGCGCTGCCCGCGCATCCGGTCACCGTGGCCGACACCACCGGGGCGGGCGACACCTTCTGCGGGGTGCTGGCCGCCCGGCTGAGTCGCGGTGATTCACTCTCCCAGGCGCTGCACTGGGCGGGCGTGGCGGCCGCCCTGACCTGCACCCGGCGCGGCGCGCAGGCGGCCATGCCCCTGTGGGCCGAGGTGCAGGCGGCGGGCGCGGCCACACGGCCCACACCCTAG
- a CDS encoding RBBP9/YdeN family alpha/beta hydrolase: MTPTLVIVPGLGDSGPDHWQTRWQQQFGAARVRQDDPDHPTVQGWAARLQATIDATPGDLILVGHSCGVLTIVHWAAQTGGNERVRGALLVAPTDAEAPETAALYPAVAALAPVPLAPLPFPALVVASENDPYASFARAELVSAGEAGHLNVASGHGDWPDGEVLLSEVLHAWTPPEVVRF; this comes from the coding sequence ATGACGCCCACCCTCGTGATCGTGCCCGGCCTGGGTGACAGCGGCCCGGACCACTGGCAGACCCGCTGGCAGCAGCAGTTTGGGGCCGCCCGCGTGCGCCAGGACGACCCGGACCATCCCACAGTCCAGGGCTGGGCTGCGCGGCTGCAGGCAACTATTGACGCCACGCCCGGCGACCTGATACTGGTGGGCCACTCCTGCGGCGTGCTGACCATCGTGCACTGGGCTGCCCAGACCGGCGGGAACGAACGGGTGCGCGGCGCCCTGCTGGTGGCCCCCACCGATGCCGAGGCTCCAGAGACGGCGGCCCTGTACCCGGCCGTGGCCGCCCTGGCGCCGGTCCCGCTGGCCCCACTGCCCTTCCCGGCCCTGGTGGTGGCCAGCGAGAACGATCCTTACGCGTCTTTTGCCCGCGCCGAACTGGTGTCGGCGGGCGAGGCGGGGCACCTCAACGTGGCCAGCGGGCACGGCGACTGGCCCGACGGCGAGGTGCTGCTCTCCGAGGTCCTGCACGCCTGGACCCCGCCCGAGGTGGTGCGCTTCTAA
- a CDS encoding nucleoside deaminase → MPELPPLDHVRYLKEVLDLARQGQAAGSAPVGALLVDARGEVLVRGHNRVGQPQTPGRVGGASVAHAEMDVFFQVGHLEDPGSLTLYSSLEPCLMCGGASALLGIGRVVWATADPWGGSGRLLRWEDHPAMQQTHVVPIPDPELEREGARLFAPEARRAFPEEGWALWRARYPQETEGL, encoded by the coding sequence ATGCCTGAACTGCCACCACTGGACCATGTTCGTTACCTGAAAGAAGTCCTGGACCTTGCGCGTCAGGGACAGGCGGCCGGCAGCGCCCCGGTGGGCGCCCTGCTGGTGGACGCACGCGGCGAGGTGCTGGTGCGCGGCCACAACCGGGTGGGCCAGCCCCAGACCCCCGGGCGGGTGGGCGGCGCCAGCGTGGCCCACGCCGAGATGGACGTGTTTTTTCAGGTGGGCCACCTGGAAGACCCGGGCAGCCTGACCCTGTACAGCAGCCTGGAGCCCTGCCTAATGTGTGGTGGCGCCAGCGCCCTGCTGGGCATTGGCCGGGTGGTGTGGGCCACGGCAGATCCCTGGGGCGGCTCCGGGCGGCTGCTGCGCTGGGAGGACCATCCCGCCATGCAACAGACCCATGTGGTGCCCATTCCGGACCCGGAACTGGAACGCGAGGGCGCCCGGCTGTTCGCCCCCGAAGCCCGGCGCGCTTTCCCCGAGGAAGGCTGGGCGCTGTGGCGGGCGCGTTATCCCCAGGAAACCGAGGGGCTCTGA
- a CDS encoding ATP-dependent metallopeptidase FtsH/Yme1/Tma family protein, protein IDEIDAVGRKRGLGFQGGNDEREQTLNQLLVEMDGFGSGQEVIILAATNRPDVLDAALLRPGRFDRQVVVDAPDVRGREMILRIHARKKPLDAGVDLGVVARRTAGMVGADLENLLNEAALLAARSGRGRITMRDVDEARDRVLMGPERRSLVVREADRKVTAFHEVGHALAAQLLPHANRVAKLTIVPRGRAAGYMMPDADDRLHVTRPALEDMLAVALAGRAAEEVVFGDVTTGAQNDFQQATGLARRMVTEWGMSARIGKVALASDQGDYLGGGAQPLPMSEATAFAVDEEVRALLDAAYARAVALVREHLPRVHEIVSVLLVRETLSGEEFSAVLQGHELDPLPPAPPAPATLPG, encoded by the coding sequence TATTGACGAGATTGACGCCGTCGGCCGCAAACGTGGTCTGGGCTTCCAGGGCGGCAACGATGAGCGCGAACAGACCCTCAATCAGCTCCTCGTCGAGATGGACGGCTTTGGCAGTGGACAGGAGGTGATCATTCTGGCCGCCACCAACCGCCCCGATGTCCTGGACGCCGCGCTGCTGCGCCCGGGACGCTTTGACCGGCAGGTGGTGGTGGACGCCCCCGACGTGCGGGGGCGCGAGATGATCCTGCGCATTCACGCCCGCAAGAAACCCCTGGACGCGGGGGTGGACCTGGGTGTGGTGGCCCGGCGCACAGCGGGGATGGTGGGCGCGGACCTGGAGAATCTGCTGAATGAGGCGGCCTTGCTGGCGGCGCGCTCGGGGCGGGGGCGCATCACGATGCGGGATGTGGATGAAGCCAGAGACCGGGTGCTGATGGGCCCGGAGCGGCGCAGTCTGGTGGTGCGCGAAGCCGACCGCAAGGTCACCGCCTTTCATGAGGTCGGTCACGCCCTCGCTGCCCAACTCCTCCCCCATGCCAACCGGGTGGCCAAACTGACTATCGTGCCCCGGGGCCGTGCGGCGGGCTACATGATGCCGGACGCCGACGACCGCCTGCACGTCACGCGCCCCGCCCTCGAAGACATGCTGGCCGTGGCGCTGGCGGGCCGCGCGGCCGAGGAGGTGGTGTTCGGGGACGTGACCACAGGTGCCCAGAACGACTTTCAGCAGGCGACGGGGCTGGCGCGGCGCATGGTGACTGAATGGGGCATGAGCGCGCGCATTGGCAAGGTGGCGCTGGCCAGCGACCAGGGCGACTACCTGGGCGGCGGCGCCCAGCCCCTGCCCATGAGCGAGGCCACCGCCTTCGCCGTCGACGAGGAGGTGCGCGCGCTGCTGGACGCCGCCTACGCCCGGGCCGTGGCCCTGGTGCGCGAGCACCTGCCGCGCGTACACGAGATTGTGAGCGTACTGCTGGTGCGCGAAACCCTGAGTGGCGAGGAGTTCAGCGCCGTGCTGCAGGGCCATGAGCTGGACCCGCTGCCGCCCGCCCCCCCGGCGCCGGCCACCCTGCCGGGCTAG
- a CDS encoding DUF503 domain-containing protein, translating into MALGYVGVLIIRVEMPWVGNLKEKRALVRPVVERLKVRFPLTVARLDGLNAHDWEVIGVATISNDYGWVEETLRMAADYIAKEGPYRVTSEEVTITPLGGDEEEPEEEDDVLD; encoded by the coding sequence GTGGCCCTGGGCTACGTGGGGGTGCTTATCATCCGGGTAGAGATGCCCTGGGTGGGCAACCTGAAAGAAAAACGCGCCCTGGTGCGCCCGGTCGTGGAGCGTCTGAAAGTGCGCTTTCCCCTGACGGTGGCGCGCCTGGACGGCCTAAACGCCCACGACTGGGAAGTGATCGGCGTGGCCACCATCAGCAACGATTACGGCTGGGTGGAAGAAACCCTGCGCATGGCCGCCGATTACATTGCCAAGGAAGGGCCTTACCGCGTGACCTCCGAAGAGGTCACCATTACGCCCCTGGGCGGCGATGAGGAAGAACCGGAAGAGGAAGACGACGTGCTGGACTGA